A stretch of Aerococcus christensenii DNA encodes these proteins:
- a CDS encoding InlB B-repeat-containing protein, translated as MPYQSAVAKYYVRHLIQKLDNPQTKDKDESEEFEVYTEQLSKEKTDKEGGTPQSGLVGQNALAQLLEIRGFSPEGELVRSPLPDTGGRLHFDLRYYRKSYTASYDTGGAENPIRSQQLYYGQQVPSLAKDKEPKWKGHTFLGWIREDDSSSQTPQKDLKAFTSGQLTPQAFYEACQELDGEKVEACKDISCLKARKR; from the coding sequence GTGCCTTATCAATCCGCTGTAGCCAAATATTATGTTCGCCACTTAATTCAGAAATTGGATAACCCACAGACGAAAGATAAGGATGAATCCGAAGAATTTGAAGTTTATACTGAACAATTATCCAAGGAGAAAACCGATAAAGAGGGAGGAACGCCACAGAGTGGATTAGTGGGGCAAAACGCTTTGGCACAACTTTTGGAAATCCGAGGCTTCTCACCTGAAGGAGAACTTGTTCGCTCGCCTTTACCAGATACAGGGGGAAGACTGCATTTTGATTTGCGGTATTATCGTAAGTCGTATACCGCCTCTTATGATACAGGCGGGGCTGAAAATCCTATTCGGTCGCAACAACTCTATTATGGCCAGCAAGTCCCTTCACTAGCCAAGGATAAAGAGCCCAAGTGGAAGGGACATACCTTCCTTGGTTGGATTAGAGAGGATGACTCCTCTAGCCAAACGCCTCAAAAAGATCTGAAAGCTTTCACTTCTGGTCAACTGACGCCCCAAGCCTTTTATGAGGCCTGTCAGGAATTAGACGGTGAGAAAGTGGAGGCTTGCAAGGATATATCTTGCTTAAAAGCCAGAAAACGATAG